The Deltaproteobacteria bacterium genome contains the following window.
GAGAACAGTGCAGACCTGGAGGCTCATTACCTTTCGACGGTTCAATGCCTATGAGAACATGGCCATCGATGAGGCGATGTTGCGCTCTTGCCGGGCCGCACATATGCAGCCCACCCTTCGTTTGTACGGCTGGGAAGCCCCGGCCGTTTCGATCGGTTATTTTCAGGATACGCACCGGGAAGTGAACGGTGCCTATTGTCGCGATCATGATATTTCCATAGTCAGAAGACCAACGGGAGGCAAGGCGGTGCTGCACGGTCAGGATCTGACCTATTCCGTTGTTGCCGGCAGTGATACCATGCCCTTTTCCACAAGCATCATGGAGACATACCGTGTCGTCAGCCGATGTCTCGTCGGGGGGCTCGCCAGGGCGGGCGTCACGGCATGGATGGTCGATGAAAATGAATGTGCCGGTTCTCTCTATAAGAAAAAACCCTGCTGTTTCTCGCGTCCCCTGCGCCACGAGATAACAGTCAACGGGCGTAAAATATGCGGAAGCGCCCAGATGCGGATCAGGGATGCCTTTCTCCAGCACGGCTCCCTCCTCATGGACGTCGATCCCGCAGCGATCTGCCGGGCCATCGGTACGGGAAACGCCGTCGAGAGTCGGGAGATAGAAAAACTGCGGCGATCGGTCACGTCGATCAGGGAATGTGCCGGTGACGGCCTCCCCCTGAGCATGCTGTGCCGGTGCGTCACGGAGGGATTTGAGGAAGGGCTGTCGATTCGATTTGCTGAAGGAGGTCTTACCGATGAAGAGGAGCAATTGGCTGCGAAACTCCTGGAAGGAAAATACAAAACGGAACAATGGAACATGGAAGGCCGGGTGATTGAAAATGGACCTGACGACGATCATTAAACATCAGATACTGGGGCAGGAGGCCTATGAGATCGAGGAGCGAACAGGACGTATCAAGCTCGACGCGAACGAAAATCCCCATCTCATTCCTGACGGATTGAAACAGAAATTTCTCGAGCGTCTTGCGGAAATTGAACTCCACCGCTATCCGGTTCCCGGTTCACCTGAGCTGCGGCGTAAATTTGCTGAGAAGCTGCATGTCCATGAGTCGATGGTAATGATCGGAAACGGGTCGGACGAACTCATCTTCGCCCTGGTAACAGCTATGAGGGTCTCGTCCTCGGGAGGTGTCGTTATTCCCGTTCCGACATTTGGCATGTACCGGATTGCCTCATTGAATACAGGACACAGGGTCATGGAGGTCCCTCTTGACGACCGGTTCGATCTTGATGTGGACGCCATGATGAGGGAAATTTCCGAGGATGCCCCCGCCATGATCTTTTTGAGCTATCCGAATAATCCCACAGGGAATTGCTTCAGCCCTGACAGGATGGAGAAAATACTTCGTTCCTTTCCCGGGATCGTCGTCGTTGACGAAGCGTACTATCCCTTTGCGGAAAGGACGTTCCTCTCCTTTCTCGATGAGTTCAGGAACCTGGTCATTCTGAGAAGTCTTTCAAAGATCGGTTTTGCCGCGTTGCGGCTCGGTATCCTGATCGCCGATCCTGTTCTGGTCCGTGAGTTGAACAAGATCCGCCTTCCCTATAATATCAATTCCTTTTCTCAGGCCGCGGCCGCGTTCTACCTTGAACATGAAGATGATTTCCAGGAGCAGGTCGAATGGATAATAAAGGAACGGCAATGGCTGTGGGAACAGCTGCAGGCGATCCTGGGCATACGGCCCTACCGGAGCGATGCGAACTTCATCCTTTTTAGTTGTTTTAAGAATAAAGATAGTGTATACGAAAAACTCGTTGATCACGGTATCATCATAAAAAATTTCGGTTCTTCCGGGCTCCTTCGGGATTGTTTCCGGGTCACCGTCGGGACCGAGAGTGAAAATAGGGAATTTATCGATGCGCTGAAAGGCGCACTCGAGCAGTAAGGAGAGTGATACAACAGAGGGCCTACAAGCGGGGTAGTTGACGGCGTACCGGGTGCGAAAAGCCGTCCTGCCCCTTTTTTGTGTGCTGAAGCGAAGCGAGGCATATGCATTTTTTTATGAAGTACTAAATGTTTCGAAAAAACAATGGGAAAGGAAGGGGAAATATTTGGAAGTAAAAGTCATAGACAATGATGTGGAAAAGGCACTGAAGATTCTGAAGAACAAGCTCTCGAAGAATGGTTTCTTCAAGGAACTCAAACTGCGGAGAGCCTACGAGAAGCCTTCGGTAAAGAGAAAAAGAAAAGCCCTTGAAGCCAGAAGACGGATGGCAAAAGCCGCCCGCCGCCGGCGGTATTCCTGAAGACCGGGGAGCCGGGTCCTGTTCCCTCACCTGCCCGTCGGCAACCCGATGAGGTCCGCTCCCTCCAACATCAAACCGGGTGTGGCAGATGGTTGAGAAGCAATATATCGTGGACGCCCTGTCCATCGAGGAATCGTGGCGGATATTCCGCGTGATGGCGGAGTTTGTCGATGCCATCGAGGAATTATCCCGTATCGGCCCCGCCGTC
Protein-coding sequences here:
- a CDS encoding lipoate--protein ligase family protein gives rise to the protein MQTWRLITFRRFNAYENMAIDEAMLRSCRAAHMQPTLRLYGWEAPAVSIGYFQDTHREVNGAYCRDHDISIVRRPTGGKAVLHGQDLTYSVVAGSDTMPFSTSIMETYRVVSRCLVGGLARAGVTAWMVDENECAGSLYKKKPCCFSRPLRHEITVNGRKICGSAQMRIRDAFLQHGSLLMDVDPAAICRAIGTGNAVESREIEKLRRSVTSIRECAGDGLPLSMLCRCVTEGFEEGLSIRFAEGGLTDEEEQLAAKLLEGKYKTEQWNMEGRVIENGPDDDH
- a CDS encoding 30S ribosomal protein S21 — translated: MEVKVIDNDVEKALKILKNKLSKNGFFKELKLRRAYEKPSVKRKRKALEARRRMAKAARRRRYS
- the hisC gene encoding histidinol-phosphate transaminase; its protein translation is MDLTTIIKHQILGQEAYEIEERTGRIKLDANENPHLIPDGLKQKFLERLAEIELHRYPVPGSPELRRKFAEKLHVHESMVMIGNGSDELIFALVTAMRVSSSGGVVIPVPTFGMYRIASLNTGHRVMEVPLDDRFDLDVDAMMREISEDAPAMIFLSYPNNPTGNCFSPDRMEKILRSFPGIVVVDEAYYPFAERTFLSFLDEFRNLVILRSLSKIGFAALRLGILIADPVLVRELNKIRLPYNINSFSQAAAAFYLEHEDDFQEQVEWIIKERQWLWEQLQAILGIRPYRSDANFILFSCFKNKDSVYEKLVDHGIIIKNFGSSGLLRDCFRVTVGTESENREFIDALKGALEQ